The proteins below come from a single Limosilactobacillus reuteri genomic window:
- a CDS encoding fructosamine kinase family protein, whose protein sequence is MESPNIAWFKRLPLKNLTSVKPVSGGDINLAYQATTTDGNRYFIKVQPNHSQDYFSHEINGLKAIGKVINTPTPLYHGEIDGNAYLILNWLDETWGNQADLGLAVAKMHQQHNEEFGFMDNHQTKALVKDNSWNSSWLDFYINQRLEPEVQVASQRGRWNKWRQEHYQQMVNKFTDYYQHHEVIPSLLHGDLWAGNFLFAGDHKPYLIDPDALFGDREFDLAMTTVFGGFDNSFYQAYSSVFPFDDHLEERLSWYRFYYLCMHLILFGESYGGAVDQILSQY, encoded by the coding sequence TTGGAAAGTCCAAATATAGCATGGTTTAAGCGCCTTCCATTAAAAAATCTCACTTCTGTTAAACCAGTCAGTGGTGGTGATATTAATTTAGCATATCAAGCCACAACTACTGATGGAAATAGGTACTTTATAAAGGTCCAACCTAACCATTCACAAGATTATTTCAGTCATGAAATTAATGGTCTCAAAGCTATCGGTAAGGTCATTAATACCCCAACCCCACTTTACCATGGTGAAATCGATGGGAATGCCTATTTAATTTTAAACTGGCTTGATGAAACTTGGGGTAATCAAGCCGACCTGGGATTAGCAGTTGCCAAAATGCACCAACAGCATAATGAAGAATTCGGCTTTATGGATAATCATCAAACCAAGGCCCTCGTAAAAGATAATTCTTGGAATTCAAGCTGGCTTGATTTTTATATTAATCAGCGCCTAGAACCAGAAGTACAAGTGGCAAGCCAACGTGGCCGATGGAATAAATGGCGACAAGAACATTACCAACAAATGGTTAATAAATTTACTGATTACTACCAACACCATGAAGTCATCCCTAGTCTTCTTCATGGTGATTTATGGGCCGGTAACTTCTTATTTGCTGGCGATCATAAACCATACTTAATCGATCCAGATGCATTATTTGGGGATCGTGAATTTGATTTAGCTATGACAACTGTTTTTGGCGGTTTCGATAATAGTTTTTATCAGGCATATAGCAGCGTCTTTCCTTTTGATGATCATTTAGAGGAACGCCTTTCGTGGTATCGTTTCTATTACCTATGCATGCATTTAATCTTATTCGGCGAGAGCTATGGTGGCGCAGTCGATCAAATTTTAAGTCAATACTAA
- the dtd gene encoding D-aminoacyl-tRNA deacylase, producing the protein MRVVLQKVNHAAVSIDDEVVGKIGLGYFLLVGFAPDDTEEKLDYLVHKITNLRVFEDENGKMNKGLRDVNGAILSVSQFTLYADTKHGNRPGFSQAARPEIAEPLYDLFNQKLAATGIPVETGHFGAMMKIDLENDGPTTIIYER; encoded by the coding sequence GTGCGAGTCGTTTTACAAAAAGTAAATCATGCAGCAGTTTCAATTGATGATGAAGTTGTTGGTAAAATTGGCCTTGGCTATTTTCTCTTAGTCGGTTTTGCTCCAGATGATACCGAAGAAAAATTAGACTACTTAGTACATAAAATTACTAATCTTCGTGTTTTTGAGGATGAAAACGGTAAGATGAATAAGGGGCTACGGGATGTTAATGGTGCAATTTTATCAGTCTCCCAATTTACCCTTTATGCTGACACTAAGCATGGAAATCGTCCTGGATTTTCACAGGCTGCTCGTCCTGAGATTGCTGAACCGTTATATGATCTTTTTAATCAAAAACTAGCTGCTACTGGTATTCCTGTTGAAACCGGACATTTTGGAGCCATGATGAAAATTGATCTGGAAAATGATGGTCCCACGACAATTATTTATGAACGCTAA